A single genomic interval of Ramlibacter sp. harbors:
- a CDS encoding fasciclin domain-containing protein, translating to MFHRRTLAAVALTALVTACATPDQAPMSVADTLSHDPSLSTLNGLVVKAGLSDMLKAQGPYTVFAPTNEAFKAVPAKTMDDLARHPEHLKALLAYHVVPGKVMARDIQLGKAKTANGADVHLARAGDFVTVEDAMVQTADKNASNGVVHTVDRVLMPPKK from the coding sequence ATGTTTCATCGCCGCACACTCGCCGCCGTCGCCCTCACCGCCCTGGTCACCGCCTGCGCCACGCCAGACCAGGCCCCCATGTCGGTGGCTGACACCCTCTCGCACGACCCCTCCTTGAGCACCCTCAACGGTCTGGTGGTCAAGGCCGGCCTGAGCGACATGCTCAAGGCCCAGGGCCCCTACACCGTGTTCGCGCCGACCAACGAGGCCTTCAAGGCGGTGCCGGCCAAAACCATGGACGATCTGGCCCGGCACCCCGAGCACCTGAAAGCCCTGCTGGCCTACCATGTGGTTCCGGGCAAGGTCATGGCCAGGGACATCCAGCTGGGCAAGGCCAAAACGGCCAATGGCGCGGACGTGCACTTGGCCCGTGCGGGTGACTTCGTCACGGTGGAAGACGCGATGGTGCAAACCGCCGACAAAAACGCCAGCAACGGCGTGGTGCACACCGTGGACCGCGTGCTGATGCCGCCCAAGAAGTGA
- a CDS encoding histidine phosphatase family protein: MDLILWRHAEAEDWVEGCNDLERSLTSRGEKQALRMAQWLDRQLPEGTRILCSPARRCEQTVLALGRKYKLRPELAPEGSAAQLLDVAQWPASRVPVLVVGHQPTLGEAVAQLLAMKHGTCPVRKGAAWWIRNRERDGHAQTMVVAVQSPDAL; the protein is encoded by the coding sequence ATGGACCTGATTTTGTGGCGCCACGCGGAAGCTGAAGACTGGGTGGAAGGCTGCAATGACCTGGAGCGCTCGCTGACCTCGCGTGGCGAGAAGCAGGCCCTGCGCATGGCGCAATGGCTGGACCGGCAGCTGCCCGAAGGCACGCGCATTCTCTGCAGCCCGGCGCGCCGCTGCGAGCAGACGGTGCTGGCGCTGGGGCGCAAATACAAGCTGCGGCCCGAGCTGGCGCCCGAAGGCTCGGCCGCGCAACTGCTGGACGTGGCGCAATGGCCCGCCTCGCGCGTGCCGGTGCTGGTGGTGGGGCATCAGCCCACGCTGGGGGAGGCCGTCGCGCAGCTGCTGGCCATGAAGCACGGGACCTGCCCGGTGCGCAAGGGCGCGGCCTGGTGGATCCGCAACCGTGAGCGCGATGGCCACGCGCAGACCATGGTGGTGGCCGTGCAGTCGCCCGACGCGCTCTGA
- the ppx gene encoding exopolyphosphatase codes for MQNGTRLAAVDLGSNSFRLEIGRLDHGQIHRTEYLKETVRQGNGLDAERNLTPQAMQRGWDCLARFGERLAGFRKAQVRAVATQTLREARNRDEFLARARQVLGFPIDVVSGREEARLIYQGVAHLLPQSDERRLVVDIGGRSTELILGQGLDARVMESFRVGSVAWSMKYFADGQFTPHAFQMAEIAAKAVLDEALNAYRPDTWEVAYGSSGTIGAVGDVLAAAGWPAGTVTLDGLDWLLARLLEARSAERVRLDGLKEDRRAVIGGGLSVLRAVFELLGIVEMQAAQGALRHGVLYDLLDRQHGETDVRSNTVQRLSLKFDVDAAQAQRVGKAAALLLRQLRAGDSAEELERCQRKLQWAAQLHEIGSQISHSDYHKHGAYILDNADAPGFALPELHRLGLLVLGHRGKLRKLDADFEDEVFVHQLLALRLAVLLCHARREPDLKGMQLQSDRAARRVRLACRSDWTTAFPQSAHLLREEVVAWQKMPWTLALG; via the coding sequence ATGCAAAACGGTACCCGCCTCGCCGCTGTGGACTTGGGCTCCAACAGCTTCCGCCTCGAAATCGGCCGCCTCGACCACGGGCAGATCCACCGGACCGAATACCTCAAGGAAACCGTACGCCAGGGCAATGGCCTGGATGCGGAGCGCAACCTCACCCCCCAGGCCATGCAGCGTGGCTGGGACTGCCTGGCCCGTTTTGGCGAGCGCCTGGCGGGCTTTCGCAAGGCCCAGGTGCGCGCGGTGGCCACGCAGACCCTGCGCGAGGCGCGCAACCGCGACGAGTTTCTGGCCCGGGCGCGCCAGGTCCTCGGTTTCCCGATCGACGTGGTCTCGGGCCGCGAGGAAGCGCGGCTGATCTACCAGGGCGTGGCCCACCTGCTGCCCCAGTCAGATGAACGGCGGCTGGTGGTGGACATCGGCGGCCGGTCCACCGAGCTCATCCTGGGCCAGGGCCTGGACGCCAGGGTCATGGAATCGTTTCGCGTGGGCAGCGTCGCCTGGTCCATGAAGTACTTTGCCGACGGCCAGTTCACCCCCCATGCCTTCCAGATGGCCGAGATCGCCGCCAAGGCGGTGCTGGACGAGGCACTCAATGCCTACCGACCGGACACCTGGGAGGTGGCCTACGGATCGTCAGGCACCATCGGGGCGGTCGGCGATGTGCTCGCGGCGGCCGGCTGGCCTGCCGGCACCGTCACGCTCGACGGCCTGGACTGGCTGCTGGCCCGCCTGCTGGAGGCCCGCAGCGCCGAACGGGTGCGGCTGGACGGCCTCAAGGAAGACCGCCGCGCCGTGATCGGCGGCGGGCTGAGCGTGCTGCGCGCGGTGTTCGAGCTGCTGGGCATCGTCGAGATGCAGGCCGCGCAGGGCGCGTTGCGACATGGCGTGCTGTACGACCTGCTGGACCGCCAGCACGGCGAGACCGACGTGCGCTCCAACACCGTGCAGCGCCTGTCCCTCAAGTTCGACGTGGACGCGGCCCAGGCCCAGCGCGTTGGCAAGGCCGCTGCCCTGCTGCTGCGCCAGCTGCGCGCCGGCGACAGCGCGGAGGAGCTGGAGCGCTGCCAGCGCAAGCTGCAATGGGCAGCCCAGCTGCACGAGATCGGCAGCCAGATCTCGCACAGCGACTACCACAAGCACGGCGCCTACATTCTTGACAACGCCGATGCGCCGGGCTTTGCCCTGCCCGAGCTGCACCGCCTGGGCCTGCTGGTGCTCGGGCACCGCGGCAAATTACGCAAGCTCGACGCTGACTTTGAAGACGAAGTGTTCGTCCACCAGCTGCTGGCGCTGCGCCTGGCAGTGCTGCTGTGCCACGCCCGGCGCGAGCCCGACCTCAAAGGCATGCAGCTGCAAAGCGACCGGGCGGCGCGCCGCGTCCGGCTCGCCTGCCGGTCCGACTGGACCACGGCCTTCCCGCAGTCGGCCCACCTGCTGCGCGAGGAAGTGGTGGCCTGGCAGAAGATGCCGTGGACGCTGGCGCTGGGCTGA
- a CDS encoding ABC transporter substrate-binding protein, whose translation MTDLPLSASRRRTLQALTALAAAPAISWAQPGKAGAGTRNLIVAQLFDTSAAQQDVSKDFLIGSRAAWQDINARGGVRGRLVQHVSVEVDGTPEGVRAALKPLLDNPACVVLSGTAGDPAAAQVVAELRRQNAGIAHVAPWLQNSSVEVDERTFPIFAARQEQIGHALKSLTVMGVKELGAIYGTPQDHAQYHEDLERIASGMSLRLQSYRANGDLSRLGQVLTPGTPAILLFVGGTPELVQFTQGLDKQQRQRYVVALADVNLQTMIQMGGARSTPVIATQAVPLTNASLPVVRAYRETMGRLFDEPPVSLSLAGFIAARYTYEVLNDLEGNLTRQTALTAFQRRETVDVGGYRVVFNPQRRSATYVTQSMLTSDGRVIG comes from the coding sequence ATGACTGACCTACCCCTTTCTGCAAGCCGCCGCCGCACTTTGCAGGCACTGACCGCACTGGCTGCGGCGCCGGCCATCTCCTGGGCCCAGCCAGGCAAAGCCGGCGCCGGCACGCGCAACCTGATCGTGGCCCAGCTGTTTGACACCTCGGCCGCGCAACAGGATGTGTCCAAGGACTTCCTGATCGGCTCGCGCGCGGCCTGGCAGGACATCAATGCCCGAGGCGGCGTGCGCGGGCGGCTGGTGCAGCATGTGTCCGTGGAAGTGGACGGCACGCCCGAGGGCGTGCGCGCGGCGCTCAAGCCATTGCTCGACAACCCGGCCTGCGTGGTGCTGTCCGGCACCGCCGGCGACCCCGCCGCGGCGCAGGTGGTGGCCGAACTGCGCCGGCAGAACGCCGGCATCGCCCACGTCGCGCCCTGGCTGCAGAACTCGAGCGTGGAGGTTGATGAGCGCACCTTCCCGATCTTCGCGGCTCGCCAGGAGCAGATTGGCCATGCGCTCAAGTCGCTCACCGTCATGGGCGTCAAGGAGCTGGGGGCCATTTATGGCACGCCCCAGGACCATGCGCAATACCACGAGGACCTGGAGCGCATTGCCAGCGGGATGAGCCTGCGGCTGCAGTCCTATCGCGCCAACGGCGATCTTTCGCGTCTGGGCCAGGTGCTGACCCCGGGCACCCCGGCCATCCTGCTGTTCGTGGGGGGCACCCCTGAGCTGGTCCAGTTCACCCAGGGCCTGGACAAGCAGCAGCGCCAGCGTTATGTGGTGGCGCTGGCCGACGTGAACCTGCAGACCATGATCCAGATGGGCGGCGCGCGCAGCACCCCGGTCATAGCCACGCAGGCCGTGCCGCTGACCAACGCCAGCCTCCCGGTGGTGCGCGCCTACCGCGAGACCATGGGCCGCCTGTTTGACGAGCCCCCGGTCTCGCTCAGCCTGGCCGGCTTCATCGCCGCGCGCTACACCTATGAAGTACTGAATGACCTCGAGGGCAACCTCACCCGCCAGACCGCGCTGACCGCTTTCCAGCGGCGCGAGACCGTGGATGTGGGCGGCTACCGCGTGGTCTTCAACCCGCAGCGGCGCAGCGCCACCTATGTCACCCAGAGCATGCTGACTTCCGACGGCCGCGTGATCGGATAA